A single window of Colletes latitarsis isolate SP2378_abdomen chromosome 6, iyColLati1, whole genome shotgun sequence DNA harbors:
- the LOC143342633 gene encoding uncharacterized protein LOC143342633 encodes MYDICHPSYYYIGKLGCTDPIKISTTFYVYIELCEARRYWEVNYKYNESLDLLYLEVKRKKNSEIEIYVPWSTLYNISLDKIESIQQGLNVERVTFVFKSEDSTSVIYKATKGLVRPMAPEATKLMKEKEEKKAQLEKEIRKNTSNLYELAKSLNTENSDQNEPGTSQEFRD; translated from the exons ATGTACGATATATGCCATCCTAGC TATTATTACATTGGAAAATTGGGATGCACCGATCCTATAAAAATAAGTACGACGTTTTACGTTTATATCGAACTATGCGAAG CAAGGAGATATTGGGAGGTTAATTACAAATATAACGAAAGTCTGGATTTACTCTATTTGGAAGTTAAACGGAAAAAGAATTCAGAAATAGAAATTTACGTACCTTGGTCTACATTGTACAATATATCCCTCGATAAAATTGAAAGCATACAACAAGGTTTGAATGTAGAAAG GGTCacgttcgtgtttaaatcagaaGACAGTACCAGTGTCATTTATAAAGCAACTAAGGGCCTTGTGAGACCTATGGCCCCAGAAGCAACCAAGTTGATGAAGGAAAAGGAAGAAAAGAAAGCACAATTGGAAAAGGAGATTCGAAAAAATACTTCCAACTTGTACGAATTGGCGAAGTCTTTGAACACGGAGAACAGCGATCAAAATGAACCTGGTACAAGCCAGGAATTTCGCGACTGA
- the LOC143342630 gene encoding protein Star, giving the protein MCSCSIERLFRLLWLYKLYALVALIVTVIIVLIIIQPIRSPDSPSNRDVFMDIEMERTYNWALDKWYNFTDGVRWYNNKILSPSDPEWERYMADLRRNWIVWMYNPNQSYNLKNPEIEDHSMGQANVIRKILNDKKNGFFVECGAYDGETRSNTLVLERQLGWTGLLVEADPISFSKMLQKNRKAYLTPTCLGIQPYPTVSSFLMARNVGRLHEPNATDSHLPNSPDVAHSGTHIYVQCFPFIHYMAALNVTTVHYFSLDIEGYELEVLKTIPFDTINIETLSVEFSHVEDGKKELISFMESKGYYVYSFVVRADKLAHDIIFAKQANEGV; this is encoded by the exons ATGTGCTCGTGCAGCATCGAGCGCCTGTTCAGGCTGCTTTGGCTATATAAATTGTACGCGCTGGTCGCGCTAATAGTCACAGTGATTATTGTTTTAATAATAATCCAGCCAATACGGTCGCCTGATTCCCCATCGAACCGCGACGTATTCATGGACATCGAAATGGAGAGGACTTACAACTGGG CTTTGGACAAGTGGTACAACTTCACCGACG GCGTTAGATGGTACAATAATAAAATACTATCTCCGTCGGACCCGGAGTGGGAGCGTTACATGGCAGACCTACGACGGAATTGGATAGTTTGGATGTACAATCCAAATCAGTCGTACAATCTTAAAAATCCTGAAATCGAGGATCATTCGATGGGTCAAGCCAATGTCATTCGTAAAATTCTCAATGACAAG AAAAATGGTTTCTTCGTGGAGTGTGGCGCCTACGATGGCGAGACCCGCAGCAATACGTTGGTCCTGGAACGACAGCTCGGTTGGACTGGTCTTCTGGTAGAAGCGGATCCCATAAGTTTTAGCAAAATGTTGCAGAAGAACAGGAAGGCTTATTTGACGCCCACGTGTCTTGGGATTCAACCATATCCCACCGTG AGTTCCTTCCTGATGGCCAGAAACGTGGGTCGTCTTCACGAGCCGAACGCGACTGACAGCCATTTGCCAAATTCTCCGGACGTGGCCCACAGCGGCACCCACATTTACGTCCAATGTTTTCCATTTATCCATTACATGGCTGCGCTGAACGTCACCACTGTTCATTACTTCAGTCTCGACATAGAAGGCTACGAGTTAGAAGTATTAAAAACGATTCCATTCGACACGATAAATATAGAG aCGCTTTCGGTGGAATTCTCCCACGTAGAAGATGGTAAAAAGGAACTGATCAGCTTCATGGAATCTAAGGGCTACTATGTTTATTCGTTCGTCGTGAGAGCGGACAAATTGGCTCACGACATAATATTCGCGAAACAAGCGAACGAAGGAGTCTAG